DNA from Methanobrevibacter wolinii SH:
TATAACTATGTAGTATCTGCATGTTGGGAGCCTGCAGCTTTGGGAAAAGGCCTTGAACAAAACAATATTAATTTCATTTCATTTTTAAAACCATTAAATAGAATATTTGATACATTATCCAATGATGAATTAAATAATATTAAAAATTTCAATGATTTAATTAGTTTATATAAGGAATATTTAAAAGAAGATGTGGAAGAAATAATTGAATTTTTAGATAATATTATTTGGGATGAAGATCCGCTTTTATCTTTATTTATTGATAATTGTAATAAAAAACAAATAGATATATCAAAAGGTGGAGCAAAATACAATCATTATGGTATTACAACTGTTTCACTTGCAAATACTATTAATAGTTTAATTAATCTTAAAAAATTAGTTTTTGAAAATAAAAAATATGATTTAGTTCAATTAAATAATATTCGTAAAAATAATTTTGAAAATAAAAATAAATTAATCACTGAATTAAAGAATCTTAATCCTCATTTTGGAGAAGACAATAAAGAAGTAATTAATTTAACAAATTTAATTATTAATTATTTAAGTAAATTACTTAATAAAACAAATAAATTAGGTGGAAAAATTAAATTTGGATTAAGTGCACCATCATATATTAGTGCAGGTGAAGAAATAAATGCATCTTTCGATGGAAGATTAAATTATGAACCATTTACAACACATATCTCATCTGATTCAAATAATGATTATACAAGTATAATGCGATTTGCTTCACAACTTGATTATAATGATAATAGATTTAATGGAAATGTAGTTGATTTAATGGCTACACCTAGTTTTATTAAAGATAATTTTGAAAAATTTACAGACTTCTTAGATTTAAGTATAAAATTAGGATTTTTCCAAATGCAAATGAATGTTACTGACAGCAAAACATTAATAAATGCAAAAGCAAACCCTGATTTATATCCAAACTTAATAGTGAGAGTTTGGGGTTTTAGTGCATACTTTAATGATTTACCATTAAATTATAAAAATTTACTAATTAAAAGAGCACTTAAAAATGAAGGAAAACTAAATGTCTAGGGATAAAATGACAATAAGAATTACAAATATACAACATTTTTCCTTACAAGATGGTCCAGGAATTAGAACTACTATTTTTTTAAAAGGATGTAATTTAAATTGTCCATGGTGTTGTAATCCTGAAACTATTAATTATAATATTGAAGAATATAATGAAAATGGTTTAAAAAAAGAATTTGGATATGACATTAGTAATGAAAAATTAGAAAAAGAAATATTAAAAGATAAAATATATTACTCTAAAAATAATGGTGGAGTAACTTTTTCAGGTGGAGAACCACTTCTCCAAATAAAAGAATTAGAACCATTACTTAAAAAACTAAAAGAAGACCACATTAATATTTGTTTTGAAACAGCACTTCAAATACCTACAAATCTTCTTAAAATAGCTATAAAATATATTGATGAAATATTTATTGATATAAAAATATTAACAAAAGAAGCAGAAGAATTAATAAATGGAAATCTAAAATTATACTATAAAAATTTAAAAATTATATCCAATTCAGAAATTAAAGATATTACATTTAGAATTCCTTTAAATAAGGAATATACATTAAATGAAGATAATATAAATAGAATAGCTAAAATCATTTCAGAATATCCAAATTACAATATTGAAATATTTAAAACACACAATTTAGGTGAAGACAAATATAAATTATTAAATAAAAAATTAGAAAATTTCTCAGACATTACAGATTATGAAATGAAAAAAGTATATGAAAAACTTAAAAAAAATAATAAAAATATAAAAATTATAAAAATATAAAATCAAAGATTATTTCTATGTAATCTCTTTAAAAAACTTGAATTAAAATATAAAGCAAAAATATTATAAAATAACTTAATTAAGAAATAATTCTTATTAATACATACATTGTAAAATATTTCTGCCCATTTTTCATCAAAGCTTAGATTTACACCTACATAATCTTTAATATCCAAAATATAATCTGATATTATCTTAGGATTAAATTTATATTGTATAGCTAAAATAAAAATATAAATAAGGCTGTTAGATACAACATCAGATAATATGAAGTTATGATTAGACTTTTTAATATAATCAACATTAAATTTTAAACCATTAATAACTTTAATCAAATTAGACTCATCAAAATCATATGATAAAGATTTTTCATTAGAATTTTCACGTATAATATGATAATATCCACAATATTTTGGTAAAAATCCAATATTCCCTTTATTATTAAACCAAGATTCTAAAATAAAATAAACATCCTCAAACATTTTATTAGAACATTTAATATCATATTTATCAATAAAAGATTTTCTATAAATTTTATTCCACATCCAAATATCTAATAAAATACTTTTATCATTTAAAGGATTAACCACAATACTTGTAAAATCATCAGGTTTATTAAAAAGATTTAAATTAAATTTAGATCCCACTATATTAAATTCTGTTCCATTGATTGCATTAAACATTACTTCACAAAAATTAGATTTATAATAATCATCACTATCTAAAAACATTATATATTTACCAGTAGCATTATTTAATCCAATATTCCTAACTAAACCAGCACCTTTATTTTTTTCTAGATAAAAACATTTAATATTATCATATTTATGCTCATATTCTTTTATAATATTTTTAGTATTATCTGTAGAACAATCATCAAGTAAAAGAAGTTCAATATTTTCAAACCCAATGGTTTGATTAATAACAGAACCAATACATCGATTTAAATATTTTTCATTATTATAAAGTGGAACAATAACTGATATTTTATACATAATTAAACACTTACTTAAAAAATAAATTCTGAATAAAATTTTCTAATTTACTATCTTCTACATTTTTTACATGATTAAAGTAAAATCTACGATATAAATTACGTAAAAAATGATTTTTTGCTAAAAACATTCTGAAATTTAATTTTACTCCAATATATTTAATATCTAGTTCTTTTGTTTTTAAATTATTTTTTCTAATCCAAACATTAAATATTAATTCAGAAACAAGACCTAAAACACGTTTTATAATAGTTAAATCAATATTATTTTCTACTTCTTTTAAGATTGTAAATAACCATGTACAATAATCATTTAATAAGTCTTTATTCATTATAAACATATTAAAATTAAAAAAAGAATCTTCTAATAAAATTTCATCATAAGTATCTAAATAATCAGGATATTTCTTACTTATTACATCACGAGTGATATCTAAAACCTGAATTAGATAAGAATCTTTATATGTTTCTTTATATGATTTTTTAAGAAGTTCTATTTTTTTAGGAACTATAATATCATAATCATGTAAATAGCTAATAATTTCATTTTCATTTATTTTATGATTATTATTTTTAAAGTAACGTCTATAATGTACTAAACCAATAATATCTGCAGAAGAATTTTTCCACATCCAATAAAGCCCAGTAAGTTCTGCATAATCAGGATTTCTTATAGATATATTATCTCCAGTATCATCTCTTTGATATTTTCTTCCATTATTATCAAAAAAATCTTCCTTACCTTGAGAACCAACAAATAAAGGAGTATATAAATTATCAGAAGAAATACCTTCAACTTCTTTATGACTTATTACATATATTTGAACAGATTTTGACAATATATACACCTATCTTTTTTTACTTTTATGAAGAAGTCCAACATAAATATTCTTATATATTTTTCTAGTTATCCAACGTTTAGCAATCCACATATGAATGTTTAATCTTCTTCCAATAACCTTTAATTCACACTCTTTAACTCTAAAATTTTGTTTATCCATCCATACATCAAATAATCTTTCAGTTAAAAAACCATAAATTCTTTGTTGATAAGAATCATATCCTTCAAGGTTTACTCTTTTTTCTATTTCAAATAAAATAGGAAATATCCATTTACAATAACCTGAAATAAGATCTTTTGGAGCAATAAACATGTTATAATAATATAATGAATTACCCTTCATTACTTTATCAAAACTATCTAAATATTCCGGAGTTGTTTCTTTAATTATTTTTCTAGATAAATCAAGATCTTTAGCATAGTTCCAATGTGCATAATCTTGATATACATTATCAAAAAGAGATTTTGTTCTTTTAGGTAAAATTATATCATAGTCTTTAAAAATTTCATCTAAATCTTCTTTTTCTAAACGTCCACCATATTTTCTCTTAGCAAAGTAACGTCTATAATGTACTAAACCAATAATATCTGCAGAAGAATTTTTCCACATCCAATAAAGCCCAGTAAGTTCACAGTAAGCGGAATTTTTACTTGATATATTATCCCCAGTATCATCACTTAAAAATCCTAAATTATCTTTACCATTTCTACCAACAAATAATGGTTTATAAATATCATTTCCTTTAATACTTTTAATTTCTTTAGGACTATGAGCAATTACATAAACTTCAATTTTCTTATTAGACATAGTAAAATCACTTTATGATTTATATTAGTAATATATTACTAATAATTTATATAAATTTAATTAAGATTTAATAAAACATCAATATAATTTAAAGTATTAAAAAAAACTTAAAAATTATTTTATTATAATAAATAAATTTTTAATTATTAAGTAAAAAATAATTTTATTTAAAGATTTAAGTCTTTAAAAATCATTTATAATTAAAATAAAATTAAATTTTATATTAAAATTAGAGAATTTTAACAATAACTAAAAATGATTAAAAAGAATTAATTAAATTCTTAGGATGAACAACTTCAATTCCAAAATGATTTAAAACATCATATAATTCAGCATGTTCTGTATGAATTGGATATAAAACA
Protein-coding regions in this window:
- a CDS encoding pyruvate formate lyase family protein; amino-acid sequence: MNRYVKNIIKIVYHKMNNIYTGKKIINLIFLFRTLNRKYKSPKIAGTYLIKNIKNLYYTNPKEPKGKQIKNLMKNIKIIIPNKGFIYSIDELKNLSKTGSTIDNITIDYSYILNYSMKDYKKYFKNTNIINSEYINNEVELLNGIEILINREVIELEKSNRTDKKKYIKYLENIKTNKANTFEEGLQRILFINQILWQTGHGLNGLGRLDKILNNLYYSDLEKNIISKNDAYKMIKSFIKTIHKYYWFKSSALMGDTGQIIILGGTDLDENGNEYYFYNDLTYLFIKAICELQIPDPKILLRVNEDTPRDLLKESLKTMNTGVGSPLISNDKEVIRKMVNFGYDKADAYNYVVSACWEPAALGKGLEQNNINFISFLKPLNRIFDTLSNDELNNIKNFNDLISLYKEYLKEDVEEIIEFLDNIIWDEDPLLSLFIDNCNKKQIDISKGGAKYNHYGITTVSLANTINSLINLKKLVFENKKYDLVQLNNIRKNNFENKNKLITELKNLNPHFGEDNKEVINLTNLIINYLSKLLNKTNKLGGKIKFGLSAPSYISAGEEINASFDGRLNYEPFTTHISSDSNNDYTSIMRFASQLDYNDNRFNGNVVDLMATPSFIKDNFEKFTDFLDLSIKLGFFQMQMNVTDSKTLINAKANPDLYPNLIVRVWGFSAYFNDLPLNYKNLLIKRALKNEGKLNV
- a CDS encoding DUF4422 domain-containing protein, whose product is MSKSVQIYVISHKEVEGISSDNLYTPLFVGSQGKEDFFDNNGRKYQRDDTGDNISIRNPDYAELTGLYWMWKNSSADIIGLVHYRRYFKNNNHKINENEIISYLHDYDIIVPKKIELLKKSYKETYKDSYLIQVLDITRDVISKKYPDYLDTYDEILLEDSFFNFNMFIMNKDLLNDYCTWLFTILKEVENNIDLTIIKRVLGLVSELIFNVWIRKNNLKTKELDIKYIGVKLNFRMFLAKNHFLRNLYRRFYFNHVKNVEDSKLENFIQNLFFK
- a CDS encoding radical SAM protein — protein: MSRDKMTIRITNIQHFSLQDGPGIRTTIFLKGCNLNCPWCCNPETINYNIEEYNENGLKKEFGYDISNEKLEKEILKDKIYYSKNNGGVTFSGGEPLLQIKELEPLLKKLKEDHINICFETALQIPTNLLKIAIKYIDEIFIDIKILTKEAEELINGNLKLYYKNLKIISNSEIKDITFRIPLNKEYTLNEDNINRIAKIISEYPNYNIEIFKTHNLGEDKYKLLNKKLENFSDITDYEMKKVYEKLKKNNKNIKIIKI
- a CDS encoding glycosyltransferase family 2 protein, whose protein sequence is MYKISVIVPLYNNEKYLNRCIGSVINQTIGFENIELLLLDDCSTDNTKNIIKEYEHKYDNIKCFYLEKNKGAGLVRNIGLNNATGKYIMFLDSDDYYKSNFCEVMFNAINGTEFNIVGSKFNLNLFNKPDDFTSIVVNPLNDKSILLDIWMWNKIYRKSFIDKYDIKCSNKMFEDVYFILESWFNNKGNIGFLPKYCGYYHIIRENSNEKSLSYDFDESNLIKVINGLKFNVDYIKKSNHNFILSDVVSNSLIYIFILAIQYKFNPKIISDYILDIKDYVGVNLSFDEKWAEIFYNVCINKNYFLIKLFYNIFALYFNSSFLKRLHRNNL
- a CDS encoding DUF4422 domain-containing protein; this encodes MSNKKIEVYVIAHSPKEIKSIKGNDIYKPLFVGRNGKDNLGFLSDDTGDNISSKNSAYCELTGLYWMWKNSSADIIGLVHYRRYFAKRKYGGRLEKEDLDEIFKDYDIILPKRTKSLFDNVYQDYAHWNYAKDLDLSRKIIKETTPEYLDSFDKVMKGNSLYYYNMFIAPKDLISGYCKWIFPILFEIEKRVNLEGYDSYQQRIYGFLTERLFDVWMDKQNFRVKECELKVIGRRLNIHMWIAKRWITRKIYKNIYVGLLHKSKKR